The following are from one region of the Thiohalorhabdus sp. Cl-TMA genome:
- a CDS encoding prenyltransferase — protein MPLAEPTPETLTNPLTRYLLATRPAFLSAAVLAVLVGLAAARPEGGLEVIPALLTLLGAVLVHAGVNVLNDYYDALSGSDGRNTERLFPYTGGSRFIQNGVLSPAATARFGWGLLAAAAGIGLGLVQRAGPGLLAVGAAGLLVGWGYSARWIRLSGRGLGELAVLLGFGVLIPVGTGWVQRGGLVPESLLAGVPFGLLALDLLFMNQFPDYRADAATGKHHWVVRLGPRRARWLYGALALLAYAWVATAVYLGALPDLVLIALLAAVPSLRAWRDLLRWADAPALLEPAVRRSINAMLTFGALLAAGLWWG, from the coding sequence GTGCCTCTAGCCGAGCCGACTCCCGAGACGCTCACCAACCCCCTGACCCGCTACTTGCTGGCTACGCGCCCGGCATTCCTGTCGGCGGCGGTCCTGGCGGTGCTGGTGGGTCTGGCGGCCGCGCGCCCGGAGGGCGGTCTGGAGGTCATCCCCGCCCTGCTCACCCTGCTCGGGGCGGTCCTCGTCCATGCGGGGGTGAATGTCCTGAACGATTACTATGACGCCCTGTCCGGAAGCGACGGTCGGAATACGGAGCGCCTGTTCCCCTATACGGGAGGCAGCCGGTTCATCCAGAACGGGGTCCTGTCGCCCGCTGCGACGGCGCGCTTCGGCTGGGGCCTGCTGGCGGCGGCCGCGGGTATCGGTCTGGGGCTGGTCCAGCGGGCGGGTCCGGGGCTGCTGGCGGTGGGGGCCGCCGGCCTTCTGGTGGGCTGGGGCTATTCCGCGCGCTGGATCCGGCTCAGCGGCCGGGGACTGGGAGAGCTGGCCGTGCTGCTGGGGTTCGGGGTGCTCATCCCGGTGGGGACGGGCTGGGTCCAGCGGGGCGGGCTGGTTCCTGAATCCCTGCTGGCCGGTGTCCCCTTCGGGCTGCTCGCCCTCGACCTGCTGTTCATGAACCAATTCCCCGATTACCGGGCCGATGCCGCCACCGGCAAGCACCACTGGGTGGTGCGGCTGGGTCCACGCCGTGCACGCTGGCTCTACGGCGCCCTGGCCCTGCTGGCCTACGCCTGGGTGGCTACGGCCGTGTATCTGGGTGCCCTGCCGGATCTGGTCCTGATCGCCCTGCTGGCGGCGGTGCCGAGCCTGCGCGCCTGGCGGGACCTGCTGCGCTGGGCGGATGCGCCGGCCCTGCTGGAGCCGGCCGTGCGCCGCAGCATCAACGCCATGCTGACCTTCGGGGCGCTGCTGGCCGCCGGCCTCTGGTGGGGCTAG